DNA sequence from the Stegostoma tigrinum isolate sSteTig4 chromosome 29, sSteTig4.hap1, whole genome shotgun sequence genome:
ggttggttggctcgccgagctggtttgttgttctgcagacgtttcattaccccgctgggtaacatcctcagtgcagcctctgatgaagcgtcagtgtgttttcccacctggtttttaaactctgttccattgagatggattgcatCACTGTGGGGTCAAATTCAATGTCGTTATTAGTAGCATGCTTCGtgaagtgccatgcttctaggaattctcgtgtttgCCTCTATCtcacctgtcccaggatcttgatgttgtcccagtcaaagtggtggttctgcttgtccatgtggattgagatgagtgaatattggtcttgtctttttgtagccagtttgtGTTCACGTACtcctgttgttagtttccttcctgtttgtttgatgtagtgtttctcacagtctctgtagaacttgaccccatttacattccactacgaaggaaaactgtaagtgaagcaatccatctcaaaggaccccagagtttaaaaaccaggtgggaaaacacactgacgcttcatcggaggctgaaCTGAGTATATTACCCAGCGGGGTagtgaaacgtctgcagaacaacaaaccagctcggcgagccaaccaaccactcCGAGCCCTTTATTGTGTGAGGTTGCCAATTTACAAACTACTTCATTGTGTGGCTCAATGTCCACTTAGAATCGCTCTAACGAGCTGAAAGAACAGTCTATAGTACacaaaaagacccttcagcccatcaagcctatgCTGGTCAAAAACTACCTAACTATTctggcctccagtccaagcaCTTGGCTCATTGTCTTGTACacgttggcatcacaagtgcacatcaaaacatttcttatgctatgagggcttctgcctctgACACACTTTCAGGCAGAGTTCCACAATTCATACCAGCCTCCGGGTAAAAGCATTTTTCCCTCACATTCCCACTAAATCTCTTACCCATTACCATAAGTCTCAGCTCGCTAGTCATTAATACCTCCAATAAGGGAagagtttcttcctatctacctcATCTCtgcctcataattttacacatctcaatcatgttcattttcaatttcctgtttaAAGGAAACAACTCCAGTTTGTTCACATCTCTTCATTAAAACTTTGCAGCCCAGggaatatcctggtaaatcacctctgcagcttctccagtgcaatcagatCCCTCCCataatgtgaattccagaatAGCGCACAATATTCTAGTTGTGGCCTCAACAACATTTTACTCCATTCCAGTAAAATCTCCCTGGTCTTAAACACTGTGCTGTGGCAAATAAAAGCAAGTAGCTCATAAACCTTCTCAACCACTTTATCCAACTGTCCCATTACCTTAAAAGACTGATAGAGATGCTCAGTGATATCCCTCTGATTTTCAGTGCTTCCCAGAAACCCACTGTTCATCGTACATTCCCTTGcctttgtttgtcctgcccaagtgcatcaactcacatttatccagattgaatttcaCTTGCTACTGATCAGCCCACTTAACCAGCTTGTCAATATACACCAGTAATCTAAGGCTATGCTCTATTTACCAATCCACCAGTTTTTGTACCATCTGGAAACTTACTGATCATCTCTCCTACGTTCAAGGCTAAATTGTTTATACATACCACAAACATAACAGCCCCAACCTTAATCCCTACAGAATCCTATTGGATACGTGTTTCCACTTGTAAAAAAGCCTTGACTGTCATCCTCTGCTTCCAGCAACTCAGACCAGTTGTTTGAATATTTCCATATTCAATCCAAGCCTCAGTGTTTGAAGTGAGTGCATAATTTCTTAACTCTCAGCATTTTATTCTTATTAATCATCATAAAGCCCCCATTAACTATATAATAAATTGATTTACCTTGTCTCTTCATTATAATGCCTGAGActaaatttaaaagcaaaacGATCAGCAATGATTATGATATCATAAGGTATGTCATTGGCAGCCACTCATGTCACAATGTTAATGACAGATGTAAAGAAAACCTTAAGTTGTTACAAACCTTCAATTCAAATTAAAAACTTCAGCCAATGTAAACCATTGGGCAATTTATGGGAATGAGCTGTGCATAGTAAAACCAGACCCAAAATTtggccatttgagcctgctctgccattcaacataatTACAGTAGATCATGCAACTCAGCATGACATTCCTGCTATATCGCGGATCCTTCAGTCTCAAGAATTATGGTCTAAAGTACATctatctcaattttttttaatcaatctctTAGATGTATTTTAGAACTTAAAGTTTACTATCAAACTTATTGaaaacaatgttttggcctcaactgctttctgtggcagacaactccacagattcagcacttctgggtgaagaatttcttttttctcagttttaaatggcttATCCTGTATCATAGAACCACTacaggtgtggaagcaggccatctggccggagtccacaccaaccctccaaaaagcatcccacccagacccaacttatctctgtaaccctgcatttcccacagctaacccacctagcctacacatctctagttactgtgggcaatttagcatggccaatccacctaagctgtacatctttggactgtggaagggaaCTGGAggacccagaagaaacccatgcacaaacggagaatgtgcaaaatccaggcatttgcctgaggctggaactgaaccaaggtccctggcactgaaggcagcagcgctaaccactgagccgttgTTTGCTTAGAATGACTAGCTCTGGAGTCACGGATAATCGGGAACATCTTTCTTGCATTCTTGTCTAGCCTCGTTACAATATCATAGGCTTCCATGAGACCctcctcattgttctaaactctagtgaatacaaggCCGACCGAtctatttttcttcatagataagtactgccatcccaggaatctgttTGGTAAATCTTTGGATTTCCTCCATAGACAGAACATTCCAGATATTTCAATTGCTTCAAAACATCTCCATTCCTATACTCAagtcctctcactatgaaggccaacatatcatctgccttcttcaccacctgcttgCTTTTGGTCACTGGTGAAAAAGACACCCCCCATCTTGTTCCacttttcccaatctattgccatcTTGATAATAATCTGCCTTGGATTTTGCTACCAAGGTGGATAATctttcatttatccaaattatatttcATCTGTCTTGCATTTGCCCATATGCTCAACTTGTCCAAACCAAActtgaagcatctctgcatccccCTCACAGCTCATCCACCCACTGAGTCACTGCCTGCCATATGGAAAAAGATCCATGTATTCTTAGTCTGTTTCTTGCCTGCCAACCAATTCCCTATCTAAGAGACAGTATACTATCCTCAACCCCACGTGCTTTAATCTTATAACAGTAACACTTGAAAAGAATGCAAGTTAATAAATCATAGTACTTTAAATGAGATCACATTCCTAAGTTATCCACAGGCTTGTGCTTTTGTAAAGATTTCCTTCAAATTTTTCTGTATATTCTTGGGACGTGAGCAACGATTGCAAACCCAGTATTAATTGTCCTTGAGATCAGATGGCATAAAGAGCAACAATAGCATTGGCAATCACGATTCTACTACGTAGGGATTTGCAGGATGTTAACATAACAATGAATTAACAGAtacatctccaagtcaggatgatgaaagAGAACTTGCAGGCTGTTGCATTCTCACATACCAGACACCCTTGTACttctcagaaataatgggaactgcagatgccggagattccaagataacaaaatgtgaggctggatgaacacagcaggccaagcagcatcccaggagcacaaaagccgacgcttcgggcctagacccatcagagagggtgatgaagggtctaggcccgaagcgtcggcttttgtgctcctgggatgctgcttggcctgctgtgttcatccagcctcacattttgttaccctTGTACTTCTAGACAGTAGAGACCACAGTGTAATTCAAGAGAAGCTAAGTATGTAGTAGATAGACTATTCAGGGACCCTACCAAAGCATTAAACAGCAAGGGTTATACTTATGCCTGTGTACACCAACAAGACAGACAAAAGCAGACAGAAAACTTTCAATGCTACCAGCATGTTAAGAGTAGAATCACTGATGTGCATTCAAAGTTCCCTGGTGAACTTTATACTGTACAAGAACTGATTGAACAAAGGCTGATGTAATGGGACTGATAtctccacattacagaaagggtATGTTCAAGCTTAGCACtgataaatttaatttttaagaaaatCAATGATAATGAGGatactgcaaaaaaaaagttatgaaaGATCTGCCATGATGCCACTAAAGAATAGAAGGGGTGCATGGCCTATCCCGTTCTTCTCTCATAgacaaccaagtgtggagctggatgaacacagcaggccaagcagcatctcaggagcacaaaagctgacgttttaggcctagaaccttcagaggcctgaaacgtcagcttttgtgctcctgagatgctgcttggcctgctatgtttatccagctccacactgatgcCATTCTTCTCATGTTCTTATGAATAACCAACTAGTGAGACTAACAGCCTATTTAGAATCTTAaatgatgattttaaaaaagctgtAAAGTCAAAAAATTTGAGCCAAAACAAATTTTGGTTGTGTTACATATCACTTCAAATAGTTCAAGCAACCCATTAACTTTAAACAAACACTCATTTAAACACAAACAATTGCAGAGAAAGGAAGATGACAGTACATCATTCTGCCTGGCTGCCATGGACCTGAACTCCAGTGATGTTTCATGAATTGAGGAACTCATTAAATCAAGTGTAATTAACAGGCAGATCAGTGTCCATGCACCATTGGCATCAGCTTTCTGGACAGAATCCAGACCACATTCAAATTGAAGCTTTAGTGGCTAACCTAATAAGGCATTAAAACTAAGAAACTGTCTCATGCAGTACATTTAAAGATAAGTGAAGATTTTATTTAATTGGGAATTTGTTTGGCTTTTTGGAGAATTCAGGGTTTGCGGGACAGTGATTGCTATCTGCCAACCACCCCTGACAAATTTCGATGCAGTCACTCATTGAGAAAGTGGTCAAGATACCTGAAGAAATCTTACATCCAATCTAATTTGATGACTCAATTTATTGGAAAAGTACACCAAATTTCTAAACGATGCAAAAAAAAACCCCCAAAATACACAAGTCGTATCTTAAATTTAATGTTTTCTGTGACAGAACATTTATGCTTTTACAGCAAATTTGCGCATGGGGTACAGACgttctttcctttgctgtttctTGGTCTTCAAGCTCTCTTCATATTTGTTTAGTCGACGACGCATGGCACGGGTCTTCTTGGGTCGCAGGTCCAAAGGCTTATACTTTTTGCCCTAAGGGGTGATAAATCATTATCAGCAACGGCTAAGCATTTGTAATCTATCCATCATATGAAACTTAACGTATATGATGACTTACTTAACTAGCAATAATCTAAAAAGTGGTAAGGACCAAAACCAGCTAATGTAAAATTTCATAAAAATAGAGATGTAGAATGGTAACCAAAGAACAGATCATACCAATATGATTTGATTCACATATTATGATTGGTTGAACTCTCAGATTTGATTCTAAATTATATTTTCAACTACAGTTAAAACAATTTTAAAGTACTTTGTAACTTGAAATCACGTTTCTTACACGTTAACAACTAGGTGAGGCAATAAGAACCCACCAAAAATCATGCAACATAATCAAAGAGACCCAACAACGCTTAATTttccacacatacatacataacCATATTCTCTAGGCAAACATCCATAGTAGTATACATTGACATCAGACAGAGTTTTCAGGTGAAATCAGAAAATAATTCAGTCAACATATACAGAACTTAATTACAGCATCCATTTTAAACAATAAGTTATTTAATGTGTTTCTCTTCAGCACAGAGATAAAGGATAACACTATTAAAGGATTTAACTAAAGCACAAGCATTTTAAAATTGCTAATTGTAGTCAACGTAGCAAGGAAAACAAAAGAGTGAATGGGGCTAAAGCCTGTCCCTGTGCGTATACCTGATGAATAGATTTTAGAAGCTTATTGTTTCCCTTCCAGTTTAGCAGACAGGAATCTGATAAAAGCTAGCTATCTTCAAAGACCTATCCAATCCCCAAATAACTACAATCTAATGATCGCTTTTACCGGAAGTGAATTTTTGCCTTTGGCTTttcaaaaactgaattcaaattctcaaacagCCATGGTGGAAGCTGAAATAATTTTCACTGATGCATTAGTCTAAGCTTCTGGATTACTGCTCCAGTAAGAAAATTATTAAACTACTGAATCCTGTAACCTTAACACTGCAAAATTATGAAATTGTGTGCTTAAGGCTAACAAAAACCCAAAGTCACTGCTTAAATCTAAAACTCCAACACATCCTCCTAAAGGTGAATAGGCCTTATTCCCTCATATCAGCCAGTTTATACTCTCCCAAAGCCTCTTGGCACCCAATCATCAAAACATTGACCATGTCCTACGACCTACTCAATTCAGTATCAGTTTAAGGGCACCTGTGCATGCGGTCTTGCACCCATTAACTGTTCAAACTGCTCACTCGCCTATTAAAAAAAATGCCAGTTCAGAGTAAAATCTCTTCCTTCTGTTCACCAGTGTAGACTTGAAGTGAGACAAATACTTCAATGCACAAACAGGTCAAAGATTTGGGTATCAAACTTTCTACTGCAACAAAATGTTATATCTATGCCCTGTTTATTGTATAACTCAACTGCATTGAAGGatgctttaaaacaaaaagtgagGAGATCTAACGCCTGCCTTTATTATTTCTCTCTTCACCATGCAAAATCCTCAAGATTCTTTCCAGGTAAGAGCTGCATCCTATGTACTTTTTGTCTCTGTATATACCACTCACAACCTGGTCTCCTCCACAATGAGTAGACCAGCTGCAGATTGGatattgctttgcagaacacctcttcTGTCCGTAAGTACGACCCAAGCTTCCCACAGCATACTCAGTCCCTTGTTAAATCCCTAATGTGGAAAAAGGTCATGGGGCCCATTGAAACTGCCCTTCTGAAGAGATCCCACTCAGATCAGTAACTGCATTGACCAAGGcaaatccaccaaacctgcacatctttgggctgtgggaggaaactggagcacctgccaGAAACCCTGACAGCCATGGGGAGAGCATGCGAACTCCACAAAAGACACACTATCActcgaggctgaaattgaacccaagtctctggtACAGTGAGGCAGTTCTAACATTGAGCATGGCATGGCAGCTCAATTTGTTTCCCTTTCTTTTCAGtcaatatttcactttgtttaAATACTTTCTCTTATCCCAACTTCATTCCCTTTTGTGTAGTTCAGTTTCCCCTATCTTCCATACTACACATACCTTTTGACTTCATCCCAATTACCTATTGTTCATTTCCCGCTATTACGTTTCTAAGGCTTTCCCAGTTCTGTTAGTTGAAAGCATGAAATACAACTACTTTTCCCCCTAAACAGATGATTTCCAACCCAAGCTGCATGCcacccagcattttctgtttttatttcagatttccagcatccgcatcTATTTTTCTTTGAAGAAACAGAGCAGTCTGGCAGTAATGATACAAGCATAAGTCAACAGAAAAAGTGTAATAAGAAAGGAAAGGCAAACTAGGAGAGCTAGAGGTGAGAGATGAGTGGCTAAAGAAGGGTGTGAAAAATTGACAAATGGAGAATGTATCTGAGAGAGTCCAAAGTTAAATGACATCTgagaaaacaggaaataaaaGGTAGAAATAAAGATCTGAAGATAACTTTTGGACAATCACTACAGATTGAATGCTATATATGCCCGTATTAAACGTTACTGGCTACTTTGTCAATAATGGACCTTTCTGGGCTCCAcctgtattggaggcagttcatcTATTTAAAGAGGTAAAAACCAAATCTACTCAAATCAAATGTATTAATAATAAAACAAACGTGCCTGGTTCTCTCTATTGCTTTGATAATGCCATTTTGAAGTCAGTTTTATGTGATAAATGAACAGCACCCACAATGCACTACTACTGTTCTATATTATCAGCATGGTATTTTCACAAACACCATCCCAGAATCAGTTGCTGAATGCATGACAACAGTTATAAAAGTGAACTGCTTAAAGACTTTAACTTACCTTGTAAAATTTTCTCAAGTTCTCTTTTTGAGTCTGATTGATGACAGTCAGGACTCTTGCAATGGACTTCCGCACGACACgactaaagagagagaaaaacaattatAACACCAAGTTATAAACCTTGTCAAACTCTGAAACTAAAAAAAAGGTAAGATGTAGAAACAGGAGCACTTTAGCTCCTGTGGATCTCGCACTcccagatttattttctttggGCTGAACTACATGGTTCTGCATTGTAATTTAAGTCAATTTCAAAGTACTTTAGAAAGTCAAACAGTCTCTTTGGAGCACCATATCATGCCCACCAAATAGCAGTAAAATCATTCAAACCTCCAGAACACTGACTCACTACCAGCTGGACTCCAAACCTGCCAATgcatttttgagaaggtttgtagcacaggttgtggatgaggttgtagacatgctcgccaagcCAGTATATTTGTatatttgattgcagatgtttcatcaccctgctcagtaacatcgtcagtgcacctctgccATGTTCTGTCTTATTGTTATGGTCTGTTGCGGAGGTAGCcacggattgtgctttttgggtatacattctttttaaatactctgtataagtgctcctgGCCTGCTTTTTGCACAGACTACAACTGGAGACAACATGGCCAGAAACACTCGTCATCCTACAGACCCCTAAGTATCAGGGTACCCCACAAACCAACAACACCCTGTGACAGTAAAGCATTCCACACCAACAACCAagaaaactaatgtaatatacaaaataccatgcaaggactgagaaACATTGCACAGGCCAaagtggaagaaaactgacaataaggatacacaaataCACATTAGCCActaagagacacaaccaattctcactagtCTCAATACAAGCAGACAAAGAAGAACataaatttgactgggacaactcatccataacagcacaagccaaacagtgaCATGCCAgcgaattcctggaagcctggcattccaaccagaactccatcaacatacGCATTGAACTGGACCAAAGATACAaagcactgagaaacaaaaccggaagtaacgccaaacaccccagcaaaccaaggcacataaataacaagcgggacagaacatcgatgcttcaccagaggtgcactgacaatgtcactAGCAGGATGACGATAAGTCTGcgatcaaacacaccagctcggtcAGCAAGTCTCCAAACTAATCCAAAGCTGTCCTTTCTAATAAGCGAGATTTTAAAATCACTGGCATGTTCAAAATATCTCAAGCCTATATA
Encoded proteins:
- the rpl35 gene encoding large ribosomal subunit protein uL29, with product MAKIKARDLRGKKKEELLKQLDDLKVELSQLRVAKVTGGAASKLSKIRVVRKSIARVLTVINQTQKENLRKFYKGKKYKPLDLRPKKTRAMRRRLNKYEESLKTKKQQRKERLYPMRKFAVKA